A window of the Virgibacillus pantothenticus genome harbors these coding sequences:
- the pheA gene encoding prephenate dehydratase, producing MTATIGYLGPKGTFTKLAVDKTFNGEAKHSFSTIPACIDAVNKDEIDIGVVPLENAIEGTVQLTVDYLVHQVRLPIVAEIVVPIQQHLLVHPNFKGELSDIKEIHSHSHAIAQCHQYIHQYLPNATIHFTSSTGKAAELISKRDEPVAVIGNQLAANIYHLNTLQNNIHDFPNNHTRFIVLSKQKEMVKIKHPIQSEKTTLLITLPSDFAGALHQVLSAFAWRKMNLSKIESRPMKTGLGNYFFIIDVNQPYDDVLFPGVKGELEALGCQVTVLGTYPVYQLDKL from the coding sequence GTGACAGCGACAATTGGCTATTTAGGGCCAAAAGGAACTTTTACAAAATTAGCAGTAGACAAGACGTTTAACGGTGAAGCAAAACATAGTTTTTCAACCATACCAGCATGTATTGATGCAGTGAACAAAGATGAAATTGATATCGGTGTCGTTCCTTTGGAAAATGCCATTGAAGGAACAGTTCAATTGACAGTTGATTATTTAGTACATCAAGTACGCCTTCCAATTGTGGCAGAAATTGTTGTGCCTATACAACAACATTTGTTAGTACATCCTAACTTCAAGGGAGAATTATCCGACATCAAGGAAATTCATTCTCATAGTCATGCCATTGCGCAATGTCATCAATATATTCATCAGTACTTACCGAATGCAACCATTCACTTCACGTCCTCCACTGGTAAAGCTGCGGAACTGATCAGTAAACGGGATGAACCAGTGGCGGTGATCGGCAATCAATTAGCAGCTAACATCTATCATTTGAATACATTGCAGAATAACATTCATGATTTTCCGAATAATCACACGAGGTTCATTGTGCTAAGTAAGCAAAAAGAAATGGTCAAGATTAAACATCCTATTCAATCGGAAAAAACAACGCTATTAATTACGCTTCCGAGTGATTTTGCTGGCGCTTTACATCAAGTATTATCTGCTTTTGCCTGGAGAAAAATGAATTTATCTAAAATTGAATCACGCCCGATGAAAACGGGATTAGGGAATTATTTCTTTATCATTGATGTCAATCAACCTTATGATGATGTGCTTTTTCCAGGTGTGAAAGGAGAATTAGAAGCTTTAGGTTGTCAAGTTACAGTTTTAGGGACGTATCCAGTGTATCAATTAGATAAACTGTGA
- a CDS encoding Spo0B domain-containing protein — translation MRAKDVVRLMQYYRHDLMNHLQIIYGYASMGNVKKVEEKTADVIQNYHLERKLMQLQATEFCLWVMENAYMYVDIKLDYDIHTEGKQIESIDQELTKQCKQIVTFVREIKKTDEFITINLEIKQEELHSMEILFTVNGLNNQQQLQRMLHTMEAHFPLTVSGESDAVVCSFFVPCN, via the coding sequence ATGAGAGCTAAAGATGTGGTTCGTTTAATGCAGTACTACCGGCATGATTTAATGAATCATTTACAAATTATTTACGGTTATGCTTCTATGGGCAACGTAAAAAAAGTAGAAGAAAAAACAGCTGATGTGATTCAGAATTATCACCTAGAACGAAAATTAATGCAATTACAAGCGACGGAATTCTGTTTATGGGTGATGGAGAATGCATATATGTATGTGGATATAAAATTAGATTATGATATACATACAGAAGGAAAGCAGATAGAAAGTATAGATCAGGAGTTAACCAAACAATGCAAGCAGATAGTTACATTTGTAAGGGAAATCAAAAAAACAGACGAATTCATAACGATTAATTTAGAAATAAAGCAAGAAGAGCTTCATTCGATGGAAATCCTGTTTACAGTAAATGGATTAAACAATCAGCAACAGTTGCAACGGATGCTGCATACAATGGAAGCTCATTTTCCTTTGACTGTAAGTGGAGAAAGCGACGCTGTCGTATGCTCCTTTTTTGTACCATGTAATTGA
- the obgE gene encoding GTPase ObgE, giving the protein MFVDQVSVYVKAGDGGNGLVAYRREKYVPKGGPAGGDGGNGADVIFKVDEGLNTLMDFRYNRHFKGKRGENGMSKNQHGKNATPLVVPVPPGTTVTDENTGELIADLTTHNQEAVIAKGGRGGRGNTRFATPRNPAPDIAENGEPGQERQIKVELKLIADVGLIGFPSVGKSTFLSVVSAARPKIADYHFTTLAPNLGVVDTNDQRSFVMADLPGLIEGAHEGVGLGYQFLRHVERTRVLVHVIDMAATEGRDPYEDFVKINQELVQYDPKLKKRPQLIAANKMDMPGSEENLERFKQKMENKFPVYRISALTKEGVRDILFAIADKLEEIPKETMDEDGVAPKEEKVIYRYHKEEDPFVITRDDDGAYVLSGQKIEKLFKMTDFNHDQAVQRFARQLRKMGVDDALRKRGAEDGDTVRLLEFEFEFMD; this is encoded by the coding sequence ATGTTTGTAGATCAAGTAAGTGTCTATGTGAAAGCTGGAGATGGAGGAAATGGTCTTGTCGCATATCGTCGGGAAAAGTATGTCCCTAAAGGAGGCCCAGCTGGAGGCGATGGTGGAAATGGAGCGGATGTTATTTTTAAAGTTGATGAAGGACTTAACACATTAATGGATTTTCGCTATAATCGCCATTTTAAAGGAAAACGCGGCGAAAACGGAATGAGTAAAAATCAACATGGAAAAAACGCAACACCATTAGTTGTTCCCGTCCCACCAGGAACAACCGTCACTGATGAAAACACTGGAGAATTAATTGCAGATTTGACTACTCATAATCAAGAAGCCGTCATAGCAAAAGGTGGACGAGGCGGCAGAGGGAACACTCGCTTTGCAACGCCTAGAAACCCTGCACCAGATATAGCCGAGAATGGAGAACCTGGACAGGAACGACAAATTAAGGTAGAGCTGAAATTAATTGCCGATGTTGGCTTAATCGGGTTTCCAAGTGTGGGGAAATCTACCTTTTTATCCGTTGTCAGTGCGGCAAGACCCAAAATTGCTGATTACCATTTTACAACACTGGCTCCAAATTTAGGTGTAGTAGATACAAATGATCAAAGAAGCTTTGTTATGGCTGACCTTCCAGGTTTAATTGAAGGTGCACATGAAGGGGTTGGCTTAGGATACCAATTCTTACGTCATGTAGAAAGAACGAGAGTGCTTGTTCATGTCATTGACATGGCTGCAACAGAAGGTCGAGATCCTTATGAAGACTTCGTTAAAATCAACCAAGAATTAGTACAGTATGATCCTAAGTTAAAAAAACGCCCGCAGTTAATTGCAGCTAACAAAATGGATATGCCAGGTTCTGAGGAAAATCTTGAGCGATTTAAGCAAAAGATGGAAAATAAATTCCCTGTTTATAGAATATCGGCGCTTACAAAAGAAGGTGTGCGAGATATTTTATTTGCAATTGCTGATAAATTAGAGGAGATTCCTAAAGAGACTATGGACGAAGATGGGGTTGCTCCTAAAGAAGAAAAGGTCATATACCGTTATCATAAAGAAGAAGATCCATTTGTGATTACAAGAGATGATGATGGAGCCTATGTTTTATCAGGTCAAAAAATAGAGAAATTATTTAAAATGACTGATTTTAATCATGATCAAGCAGTACAGCGATTTGCTAGACAGCTCAGAAAAATGGGCGTAGATGATGCATTAAGAAAACGTGGCGCGGAGGATGGAGATACCGTTCGCTTATTGGAATTTGAGTTTGAATTTATGGACTAA